The genome window ACCACCGCCCCACACTTACCTTCCCATTGGGTCCCACCTCCTACCTCTCCCTCTCCTCCAATTATCATTTCCCCAAGGTACATCTCAATCTTCTTCAAATCTTGAACTATATTTACAAGTTTTTGTATATCAGTATTTATAGATTATCTGTGCTTGTTTTTGTGTcagtttgtttgtttttatatgattatagaaGCTGTGTAATAATGTaatgatgtgtgtgtgtgtctttaTAACTTTATTATTGTAAGGAAGTTGAGTTTGATTTGTGTGATTGTAGAAGGTGTGCAATAATGGTAGAAGGACTATTAGAGATTTTTCGATGAATGCGCAGACGATGGAGCAATTGCCCGTTACTGATGGCAGAATGCTAGTGAGTATATATCTATTTGATTCTGTATGTTAAGAATTATGGTGCAAATGCTGCGCTTTTTGGTAGAGGGGGCAATATCGAATCCTGACATACTAGACAAAATTTTAAACGACACAGATTAGAAGTTTATTCCTTTTAGCCTAAGTATATATGGTCTTTTTTCGTAAATAATTCCAATACCATATGAACACGGTCTAAAATACAAAATTGCAATACCTGTGTTTTTGGGCGGTTTGTGTAActttgtattataaaatttactGTTATGCAGGTGTTTGTTCCTCCACACCCGTTAATCAAGCATTGGGTTTCGATTCTGAGAAATGAGCAGACTCCTAGCCCTGTATTCAGTAAGTTGACATGggagaaaagataaaaaaatttgttcttcttttttttagtttcctaataattttatttagagGAGGTTGTTAGTTTGAGTCGAATGAGTACATTCCCTTTATTTTGTTCATTTTGCACATGTTCAGTAATTATGGCGCTCAACTGTAAAATTGTAGCAGTGTTATGAACAAAAGTTATCATTTCTATGATATATTGTAAATCCATGCTCATTTGACTTTAGGGAGTGCTATGGGCGAATTAGGTAGGCTGCTTATCTATGAAGCATCACGGGACTGGCTGGTAAATCTGCTTGTAGATATTAACATTTATCACCGAGTTCAAAGTTTTTATCTTTAGTTTTTTGTTAGTACTTTTTTCCTCTAAAGATCTGCCTTTTAGTGATGCTATCTTTCACCTTTGTATGATGTTTAGAGAAATCATGTATTCTTATTAAGTAGTGTATTTACAGTTTAATGAtgtctttttaataaaaatatggtCTTCTATCTGCCAGCCTACTGTAACAGGGGAGATTCAATCGCCAATGGGTGTAGCCTCGGTAGAATTTgttgatccaagagaacctGTTGCGGTTAGTATACTAATGTTTTGCATACTAGAGTTAATAAAATTGAACAGGGAGCTGTGCACTGTAATTTTGTTCACTATAGTTTATGGCTTTACACATCTTGCTTCAGAGAGTATATGTTATGTGGTGTCCGTGATTCACCATCTCCATGCTCCTAATTCTACTGTATTTTAGTTTTCACTTAGCATGGCATTCTACTAAACCATTATATCTTGCAGATTGTTCCCATCTTGAGAGCTGGTTTGGCTCTTGCAGAACACGCATCATCTATCTTACCTGCAACAAAGACATACCACTTGGGTAAGAAATTGCTTTTTTGTCTGTTGAACAACTTCATTATCATTTTTGTATTAAGCCTAATGGAGGGAGTTTGGATACAAAATTATGTACTAGTAATTTAATTATGGATGGGAACCTTATTTCAATACAAATATCTATCCTGAAGTGTATATTCAAATATTACATCATATAAAGATAATCTagtagtttttaattttattttctgctATTGAACAAGGGATGAGCAGAGATGAGGAAACACTCCAACCATTTTTGTATTTAAACAAGTAAGATCTTATGTACTGTTTTGTTTGTCCAtaagtgttttttttattaagagGTATCTTTTGGTCTGCATCCTTTGTTTCTAGTTTTCTagattatatacataca of Daucus carota subsp. sativus chromosome 3, DH1 v3.0, whole genome shotgun sequence contains these proteins:
- the LOC108211324 gene encoding uracil phosphoribosyltransferase isoform X2 gives rise to the protein MASRITSPVVAYPSGHPLLAAVHHRPTLTFPLGPTSYLSLSSNYHFPKVCNNGRRTIRDFSMNAQTMEQLPVTDGRMLVFVPPHPLIKHWVSILRNEQTPSPVFRSAMGELGRLLIYEASRDWLPTVTGEIQSPMGVASVEFVDPREPVAIVPILRAGLALAEHASSILPATKTYHLGMSRDEETLQPFLYLNKLPEKFTDETRVIILDPMLATGGTIVAALDIIKKLGVDNSQIKVVCAVAAPPALRKLSENFQGIHVYAGIIDPDVNEKGFIIPGFGDAGDRSFGT
- the LOC108211324 gene encoding uracil phosphoribosyltransferase isoform X1 encodes the protein MASRITSPVVAYPSGHPLLAAVHHRPTLTFPLGPTSYLSLSSNYHFPKKVCNNGRRTIRDFSMNAQTMEQLPVTDGRMLVFVPPHPLIKHWVSILRNEQTPSPVFRSAMGELGRLLIYEASRDWLPTVTGEIQSPMGVASVEFVDPREPVAIVPILRAGLALAEHASSILPATKTYHLGMSRDEETLQPFLYLNKLPEKFTDETRVIILDPMLATGGTIVAALDIIKKLGVDNSQIKVVCAVAAPPALRKLSENFQGIHVYAGIIDPDVNEKGFIIPGFGDAGDRSFGT